The stretch of DNA GCTGTCCCCTCTGCTTCTCACTCGATACCCAGTCAAGAGTCAATGGCGTTGAACATCGCGGAACCGAAAGAATCCGTCTTGTCATGTTTGGTCTATCTGGGCCGATCGTGTATTCGTGTGTCTTCGTGTGTCGCGCGGCTGCGGCGCTTTGCTCTGCTGGTGCGCGAGTGGCCGCTGAGGCAATGCAACCCAGCCCACTAGGGCAGCGATGATGATTTCAACAGAAGCCCAGACCAAAAGGCCTAAGCCCATTAACCTTACTGTAGCATCGCGAGGCCCAAATACGCAAGTGAACGAAATTCTCGAATAGTTGAGAAATCCGTTCCTCTCAAAAAAAAAGTTGAGAAATCCGTTAGCCCAGGCAGGAttatttacatatatttatacATCTTTATTTTCATGGTTTGTTGTAGAAAAATTGTTTGGATAAAAAATTACAAATCCATCTATGCTTATATAGCCGTTTCATTTGGTGGAATGTCCCCTACCACCAATTAAATTGGATAATTGATGGCATGCCCTTGTTCTACGCCAATAATCTTAAATAAATTATAACCTTTTAATACAACTCGAATGGAGATTAAATTtatataaaagttgtagagattCATAAGATCAAGAACTTTATAACTAATAACCGTTCGAATATGGAAATATATTCATATGAACTTTGTATCAATTATTTTGATACCAATATGACATCAAACAAAAACCCTGTAAAGCTACGACGTTTTTTTTTTATCTTCCCCCAACTTCTATATAAAAACTTTTCTTCGCACGAGGTACTTATGACCTTTTGAACCCTGCCGCTTGACACTGCCTAACACAAACAAGCAGACAAAACACGTTTACTAGCCCGCCAAGTGGCTGAAACCCGCGGACAGGGACGATAACCCACCCAACCACCTATCAAGTTATCAGGCCATCACGGCCCCACAACCGCAGCTCCTCTCCACCAACCCAGCACGACCTGCCAGGCTGCCAGATGGAAACGCCAATAGACAGCTCGGCGCCCCACCCAAAAGTCCAAAGCACCACAAGCCACGCAGTCACCTCCATCTTCCTCGAACGCGCCGGCGCGCCTCGTCTCACCGCGCCGCCTTGCCCagccgccggcgacggcgacgcgccCCGCCTCCGGATCCGGAAAGGGAGCGATGGGGGAGAAGCGCGCGGTGCTGGTGGGGATCAACTACCCCGGCACCAAGGCGGAGCTCAAGGGCTGCCACAACGACGTCGCCCGCATGCACCGCTGCCTCGTCGAGCGCTTCGGCTTCGACGAGTCCGGCATCCGCGTCCTCGTCGACGACGGCTCCGGGCCGCAGCCCACGGGGGCCAACATCCGGCGGGAGCTCCAGCGCCTCGTCGGGGACGCGGGGCCCGGGGACCTGCTCTTCTTCCACTACAGCGGGCACGGCACGCGGCTGCCCGCCGAGACCGGGGAGGACGACGACACCGGGTACGACGAGTGCATCGTGCCCTGCGACATGAACCTTATCACAGGTGAACTTTACTTGCGTGTCTTGTGCCTTCTGCTGCCATCAATTATGGGTAGGAACAATCGAGAAGTGGGGATCAAAGGGTAGGTGGGATCTGACTATTATCAGATTCTTACGTTTGAGTATGACTTAGCAAGCTAGCATTTTGGTAATGCCAGTACATGGTTGGATTGGTTCCGTGTGACTACTTCGTCAGAAGTGGATACTTCCTCTGGTCATATTTATATGACGTTTCAGACATCAAGTTTAGCTTGAATTTGTTGTCTGAAAATCAGTGGAGGTAGTATAGTATAGGTAGCAGTAGCACAAAACATTTCAGATGTCTACTCATATTCCCGTACCCAGGATTTGGATGTTTGAAACACGAGGTTCTTGGATTCTGTAGTCAACCCATGTGGTTATGGTTAATTTATCAGAGCAATCCTGCATTGTAAATTACCAGGCCGATAATGCATTCCTCAATGGCTGAAACCATCTCTTCAAGCGGCAATTCGACCACCGTGAGAACGACGAAGTCAAATGTTAGCTAGTGACCATTTGATGGCTGTGGAATATTTCAGGGTAGAACAAAAATCCTTTTAAGACCTGTCAGAAATACCGTGCCTGATTATAACGTTCTGGGTGCCCCATTCATGGAGGTATAGTAGTAACTAATCCACTTTTATGCACTGCAGACCAAGATTTCACGGAGCTTGTGCGAAAAGTCCCCGAGGGATGTCTATTCACCATAGTATCTGATTCGTGCCACAGCGGTGGACTGCTTGACAAGACCAAGGAGCAGATTGGGCACAGCACCAAGCAGAACCAGACCGAGCGGTCTGATTCCGGCAGCGGCGGCTTCCGTTCATTCCTCAAAGGGGCTGTCCGGGACGTGTTCGAGTCCCAGGGAATCCACCTGCCCCGCCGTAGCCACCGGCAGAGCGATGACGGAGACGATGGTGACGAGGAGCCCCGCTACCTCGACACAGCAGATGCCCATGTCAAGAACCGGTCTCTGCCTCTCTCGACATTGATCGAGATACTCAAGGAGAAGACCGGGAAGGACGACATCGACGTGGGCTCGCTCCGGCTGACGCTCTTTGACCTCTTCGGGGACGACGCCAGCCCCAAGatcaagaagttcatgaaggtCATGCTGAACAAGCTCCAGCACGGCGGCGTTGTGGGCTTCGTGGGCGCCCTGGCGCAGGAGCTCCTGAAAGCGAAGCTGGACGGGAAGCAGGAGCAGCTGGAGCCGGCCATGGAACAGGAGGTGCACAGCGAGGAGGAGGTGTACGCGGGGACGACGGCCAGGGTGCCGAGCAACGGCGTCCTGATCAGCGGGTGCCAGACCGACCAGACCTCCGCCGACGCGACCACGTCCAAGGGCTCCTACGGCGCGCTCAGCAACGCCATCCAGACCATCCTCGCGGAGCACGGGGCGGTGACCAACATGGAGCTCGTGACGAAAGCTCGCAAGATGCTGTCGAGGCAAGGGTACACCCAGCAGCCTGGCCTTTACTGCAGCGACGAGCACGCCAGTGTGGCTTTCATATGCTGAAAGCATTTGGTTATGTCGTGATCAATCTTTGTACACTGTCACTGTCTGTGGACTATGGAGTGTTGTGGGTCGGTGGCTACGCTATTGAGATCTGGAAATAAAGTGTTTCTGCACGAGATAACATGGTTATAGGACGCATTTTGTTGCCGGCCGCAACCTGCCACGCCGCAGGTGCGGCGGCGCCACAATCTGTGGCGTGAAAATTTGCCGCCACAATTGTGGTGAAAAAAAGGCCGGAACAATGTGGCGCCAAAATCAAAGTAGCAACCAAGCAACCTTTTCTGCAGGGCCGCCTAACTTGCGGCTTGGCGGAGTCTGGCGGGGAACCAATCACGCCTATAGTTAACCATTATCGGCACACTTGGTTTAAGTCTTCTCAGAAACACTAGCTCTACTCTCCTTTTAGAGACTATGGCTATGATTGGTTAGGTGGATAGAATGTATCCTGGCCCTGGTAGTGCAAGGCCCCCGTTAGCCTGGATAGCGGAGTACATCAGGCTGTGTTTGGTTGGACGCACAACCACTTTTGGCCTGCTGAAGATTGTGTTTGGTTGGTTGCATTGGATTTGGGACTGCATAGTGTAATGCAGGCTTGGCTTGTTTGGTTGGACTTGGCTGGCGGTCGGCCCACCGGTTGCAGATAATTGTAGATCTGGGAACCTGTCATCTCTTGATCAATAAACTCAATAAACTCAAACAGATCCCTTACTACCTTGTTCAAGTGAACATCCGTAAAACCCTTGTCCGTTTTCACTCCCTCACCAACCAAGTCAGTGAAGCAGCGCATCACAAAACCAGATATAGCACTGGTCCAGTTCACCCTGCCTTGGGGACCAGCATTGCCTTGTGCAACCGCAACCACCTCTTCGGCATCACCAGCCACTTGAGCAGCCCCAAGATCTGCCATTTCCTACTTTCTCCAATTCCCATCACCACATACAGATTAGCAACCAAATAAGACATACAAACCACATACAAAGCTCTAGACATTTGGAACAAAACATTCAATCGTGTCACAACATACAGAAAATTAACCAAATGAGATATCACCAACCATTTAGCCACGGTGAATTAAGATCCATACATTACATCATGACCAGCAAAGCTACTAATGTTCACAAATAGAAAGGAAAGGTACTGAATGAGTTCAAACATAAACAACAAAGGTCCCTAATTCTAGCACATCCCTATTCTGCCACATCTGCTCAACCCGTGTCCCTTTTGGCTGCCCAGGCACCATTGTCCATTACTATATCATTAGGAATAGCCTCATTAGAAGGGTTTGTGGGCCAATCTTCTTCTGGTGGGATGTGTTCATTATGGCCATGCCTTATTATCCAGTTGTGCAGGATACAACAGCCAAGGACCAACTTCATCCGAGTCTTGTATGGATGGAAGGGCTGTATGGTTGGAAGGCCTTGTTGTACAAAATCTTGAACCTATTTTTCAGTGTACCAAAGGCCctctgaaaggatcgatggatcaagagggggggtgaattgggcctttttcaatttttcaatttctaaaataaggtaaagcaaccttaacctacgcaaagctagaaaggcaccaattcaccaaccgggtaactaaaacTATCTACGCGAGCTAGGAAGATAAAAAGAGGTAACGCCTAataaggtagagcaaagtaatgatccctaaattaagcacatgaataaattgcatgaaagataatgcttgaataagtaaaggggacaagagacaaccggatttttcccgtggtatcgatgtgttggcacacacccctaatccacgttgtgacactcacaaagagtattgtcacctcccaagtcaccaagacgagggcgctcactaagagtctccgttcaccatcccggtgtggtggagatcaagccacgtacaatcttcttctccgggctcccacaatccttggcaagctccgcgagaatcacctcgatcaccaaaatcgcctaggtgatgctaatcaccaagagtaacaagctaaggccctcacttgagcaagaaccgatcaccaagaacggatgcacacaagcttttCTCTACTCAAGtgcttaatcttgcttcttgaatgattgaatgaacaagtatgtgaaatgatgaagctcaaggtggctcttgactatagtatgagtgtttggatgttgcctggtgtcaagagtagtaaaatgacccattggaggggtatatataggcagctcacacgaatagagccgttggagaaaaaagctgccagaaaactgcgtagcgccggttaatccgacgtacctccaatagtcatcgtcggtttaaccggtgaatgtaaactaccccttctgaaaactagccgttacagcttgggcagattaaccgacgcatcatcggtttaaccggtgagtgtagttgtccactgatcaactgaaaaactaagtctctggacaactgcaccgacgtccaatttcaaatatcgtcggtttaaccggtgtattgatttgtccagactctgctgacctcgtttaaccgacgtatagaaaagttgaggcgtcggttaaaccggtgttaaggatttttcctgattttgccttttctgatttgagtcttgaataaaatccaaatattcttgagatatagaTTGAGAACCACtaatttgagcttctagaaacctgagtgaccattgtgtgcatccattttcaaatgaccatgtccatgctcaagttacttagcctaaacccctcttaatagtgcgatcactacaaaactataaaacctatactaacctaagtgtccttctcaatcttatgacacttaggactagaaagatccttagtcttgtcatattattgagttgaaagccgagatcgcctttctgaataatgaaaattaggggcatctttgacatatgaccaaatgagcgataatgatctataaagctgcacaaactcattagtcacaataatggttgtcattaattaccgaaacataccttgagggcctagatgcttacacccTCTCAACTGTTACCCTCAGTGAGGAATGCCTTAGATTGAACAGTTCCCTTGCATTCTGAGACCTCCTGACACCGTACTCCCTTACGACCCCTATATGACAGAAGAAATCCTAGCCTCACAGCATAGCCTACATCTACCAGGTAGAATTTCCCTACCATATAGGATAAATTGGAATCATAATTGATCATTAACCTAAACTATCTAAGGAATATTTTTGGTGCCTATTACCTTGAGGTACTTTCAGACCCATCCTTTGAAGTGCATCAGCTAAGATTAGAGCATCATGAGCGGTTCCATCCCAACCAGCTAGGATATAGGTGAACCTTAAATCAAAATCCACAGCTGCCAGAACATTCTGGGTTGTTGTGTGCTTTCTTCCTAGAAGGGCAGCATCTCTGGATTTAACTGGCACTCTTGCTAGCACATGGGTCCCATCAATTGCATCCACACAATCCTACATTAGAGCCATGGCATAAATTATTTGAAGCATATACTATTATGGACAGTTATGCTCATGTTCAAACCTTAGAAATAGGGGTTCCATCTACGACTGTTCTGGATTCTGGTGTACAAGTACAACGGTGGAGAGTGGCAGAATCATCTCAGATCTAAGTTCTCCTAGAACTTCTTGGAAATACCTACTTATTATTTCAACGGACCTTAAAAATGGAACTTGCATGCACCTAAACCTTTGATTGTGGCCTACAAATCGAAGGAATATTGCAACCTGTTCTTCTACAATGTAGTGGAAACTATCTTTGAACGGGCCATGATTGTAGAACAGATCACAAAGCTAGAAGAAGCGGGCCTTTTCATGCTAAGCTGAATAACATACTGGGTGTCATTGGAATTGTAAATGAAGCTTAGATTTTTCTGTCTCTGCTCATCTCTAGAAAGCAAGGACCATAAAAAATTAGAGGTCTAGCAGTCAACTGGCGCCTAAACCTAACCATCATCCATGCACTAATGATAGAAACTAGAGTTTGCCCCCCTGAGAATCAATTGGCGGTGCCTACTGGCAACATCATCCATAGCTATTACAAACATAAAATTTCTTGTATTAGATGGCAGTGCAAAAACCAGTACTACAATAGAAAAAAATGGCAACCATCAACAACATGAACAACTACTAAGGTGTGCAGAATACAAGCTGGGTGATGATGCAACAAGCAGTGGAACACAAGATCTACACCTAAGGCTAACAAATCTACAACATTAAAAGAGAGATCTACGATATTGGGTACCAGATCTAATCGAAAACACACACTAGCAATACAGCATAAAACGGGCGCAACAATCAAAGGGCTACAAGCAAGACAACACAAACGACACAAACCGCCAGCTACAACATTAGAACACAGAGAATGGGGGTGGGAGGGAGCATGAGATGCAACACAAACAACGAGGAAGGCAGAGCGGTTCCTCGAAGCCCTACCGTGGCCACTAATTTACAGTCTCCAAGAAATCATGCATTTGCTCCATTTCTAAGGGAGTGTTTGGATCCagagggctaaactttagctcgTCATATTAAAGAGAATtctatcatttagaagtattaaataaagtctaactATAAAACTAGTTGCAGAACCTCTAGACTAATTCACGAGGCGAATCTAATAAGAtatattaatccataatttgcggatggttactgtagtatCATTGTTATAAActatggattaattagattcATTAAATTAGTCTCGTGAATTATACCTACATGTGCAAAATATTTtataaatatattttatttaAACTTCTAAATGATAATATTCTCTTTAATGTGATGGGGCCTCGCCTCCGGAGCTAAATGGAACCTAACATACAACATTTAATGGAGGGAGTACAAAATGTCGAAGACCTTATGTCTGAAAGCCGATGCATTGGAGTTGGAGGCTTCCTCCATAAATGACACATGTTTAGCTCGTTGTATCATAGGAGTATAATTTTGTCCTTCCGCTAGACCAACTATTTTTTTGCTCCTACTCGTGCTCTGCATGCAACCTTTGCTAGCCCACCGACATTCGAGATCATTCTGCAACAGCGTCATCAGCGAATTAAAAAATGCCGGGGGCAATGAATGCAACGCGCGCCTCGCACTCGGAGCTCCACCAACCCTCGCAACGAGCTGCCAGATCGGCACCGAGGAAACGGCAATGGACAAGACAACCCGTCGCGCCACCGACCCGATCGAGTGCCATTCCGGCTGCTCCACCAGCCCACCAGACGAGGCCACCACCATAACAGCCAGCGCCACCTGCGGGCAAGCAGCGCAGACGAGACGATGGGGCAGGCGGCCATGGGGCGGAAGCGCGCGGTGCTGGTGGGCATCAACTACGTCGGCAGGCCCGACGAGCTCAAGGGCTGCCTCAACGACGTGGCCCGCATGCGCCGCTGCCTCGTCGACCGCTTCGGCTTCGACGGCGCGGACATCCGCGTGCTCGCCGACGCCGACccgtccacgccgccgcccacggGGGCCAACATCCGGCTGGAGctcgagcggctggtggcgggcGCGCGCGCCGGGGACACGCTTTTCTTCCACTACAGCGGCCACGGCCTGCAGCTGCCCGCCGAGACCGGGGAGGACGACGACACCGGGTACGACGAGTGCATCGTGCCATGCGACGGCAACCTCATCAAAGGTCCGGCTCTCACTCTGATGATGTGCCTTTATTTGTTGTTAGCGTTGTCCGAACTCATTAGCTGGGAATCAAACGGTGGTTGATACACCTTTTGCATCTGATAGCACTGTGGTCAATGTAGGATTAGATTCAACAGGTTTCAGACCAATACGTCGGCCATGGGCTCTTGAAAATGGAGACTCAAAGCCCA from Panicum hallii strain FIL2 chromosome 3, PHallii_v3.1, whole genome shotgun sequence encodes:
- the LOC112885266 gene encoding uncharacterized protein LOC112885266, with the translated sequence MGEKRAVLVGINYPGTKAELKGCHNDVARMHRCLVERFGFDESGIRVLVDDGSGPQPTGANIRRELQRLVGDAGPGDLLFFHYSGHGTRLPAETGEDDDTGYDECIVPCDMNLITDQDFTELVRKVPEGCLFTIVSDSCHSGGLLDKTKEQIGHSTKQNQTERSDSGSGGFRSFLKGAVRDVFESQGIHLPRRSHRQSDDGDDGDEEPRYLDTADAHVKNRSLPLSTLIEILKEKTGKDDIDVGSLRLTLFDLFGDDASPKIKKFMKVMLNKLQHGGVVGFVGALAQELLKAKLDGKQEQLEPAMEQEVHSEEEVYAGTTARVPSNGVLISGCQTDQTSADATTSKGSYGALSNAIQTILAEHGAVTNMELVTKARKMLSRQGYTQQPGLYCSDEHASVPTRRGHHHNSQRHLRASSADETMGQAAMGRKRAVLVGINYVGRPDELKGCLNDVARMRRCLVDRFGFDGADIRVLADADPSTPPPTGANIRLELERLVAGARAGDTLFFHYSGHGLQLPAETGEDDDTGYDECIVPCDGNLIKDQDFKELVAKVPDGCLFTIVSDSCHSGGLIDKAKEQIGNSNKHNRSQQTGDQQETRPPSRTSVVGIIHGVIESLSIHLLRRGSPQSGHGQSNGSAELDMKTEVTSHASVKSRSLPLSAFIEMLRENTGEDDVGVGTIRATLFRHFGDDASPKVRKFVEAMAAGKLRQDGKLLEGDDGGQVDTRSRALASGQEARSRSVKEVYAGTAASVPLPRNGVLISGCQTEQTSGDATTAEGVSYGLLSNAIQTILASNKHGAVTNRELVLKARELLSEQGVTTQQPGLYCSDEHASAPFIC